A window from Fragaria vesca subsp. vesca linkage group LG5, FraVesHawaii_1.0, whole genome shotgun sequence encodes these proteins:
- the LOC101305074 gene encoding tRNA pseudouridine synthase A-like — MESKVLVQYNHTDPCAFARWTTKESFQFMSARPWQQVIDFYSDVVKGQKPLSALLGTSSLSKNRICNSIESVNSQNRGGRWARLTFKIVVSYHGGSFDGWQKQPELYTVQSVVEQCLGRFVDEKKAQMLKEKGLPLEGAATVAGRTDKGVTALNQVCSFYTWSKDVRCQDIADAIDNAAPGKLRTVSVTEVSRVFHPNFSAKWRRYLYIFPFNDDEEDREQSNDTGENAQILKIKENHHEHEVVSDNCSEANVGNTNITDDVGLEAEKKPQMFSVSRVNKLLQKLEGKLLSYKMFARDTKASRNEGPPTECFVFHARAREYRLPCSEHEKGRRIMCIELIANRFLRRMIRVLVATSIREAAAGADEDALIKLMDATCRRATAPPAPPDGLCLVDVGYEEFDPLDCLISKE; from the exons ATGGAGAGCAAAGTGTTGGTCCAATACAACCACACTGATCCCTGCGCATTTGCTCGCTGGACTACCAA GGAAAGCTTCCAGTTCATGTCAGCCAGGCCGTGGCAACAAGTCATCGACTTCTACTCCGATGTGGTAAAAGGTCAGAAGCCCTTGTCTGCGTTGTTGGGTACTTCTAGTTTGAGCAAAAACAGAATTTGCAATAGTATAGAGAGTGTGAATTCTCAAAATAGAGGTGGGAGGTGGGCAAGATTGACTTTCAAGATTGTGGTGTCGTATCATGGTGGTTCTTTTGATGGGTGGCAAAAGCAGCCGGAGCTCTACACTGTCCAAAG TGTTGTTGAACAATGTCTTGGGAGATTTGTGGATGAGAAGAAAGCCCAGATGCTGAAGGAGAAAGGGTTGCCTTTGGAAGGGGCTGCAACTGTTGCTGGGCGGACCGATAAAGGAGTGACAGCCCTTAATCAAGTTTGTTCTTTCT ATACTTGGAGCAAGGATGTTAGATGTCAAGATATTGCAGATGCTATAGATAATGCAGCACCAGGAAAACTCAGGACAGTATCAGTTACTGAG GTATCACGTGTGTTCCATCCAAATTTTTCTGCCAAATGGAGGCGGTATTTGTATATCTTTCCATTTAATGATGATGAGGAGGATCGGGAACAAAGTAATGATACTGGAGAGAATGCTCAAATATTGAAGATTAAAGAAAATCATCATGAGCATGAAGTTGTATCTGATAACTGCAGTGAGGCAAATGTTGGAAACACAAACATCACTGATGACGTAGGGCTTGAAGCTGAGAAGAAGCCACAGATGTTCAGTGTAAGCAGGGTGAACAAACTTTTGCAGAAACTAGAAGGAAAGTTATTGTCATATAAGATGTTTGCACGCGATACCAAAGCATCCAGAAACGA GGGTCCCCCAACAGAGTGTTTTGTCTTCCATGCTAGAGCAAGAGAGTACAGATTGCCATGTTCA GAGCATGAAAAAGGGAGACGGATTATGTGTATTGAACTGATTGCCAACAGATTCTTACGCAGG ATGATTCGGGTTCTCGTGGCAACCTCAATAAGGGAAGCCGCTGCAGGTGCAGATGAGGACGCATTGATAAAACTGATGGATGCAACATGCAGACGTGCTACTGCTCCCCCGGCTCCACCTGATGGTCTATGCCTTGTTGATGTTGGTTATGAAGAATTTGATCCGCTAGATTGCCTCATCTCAAAGGAGTAA
- the LOC101295140 gene encoding probable LRR receptor-like serine/threonine-protein kinase RLK-like, whose product MSRCVRCSVHWTLFAQCSLLLLVLFHINVASSAAVTPPPDIADVLLKFKESLKVSGDDALKSWVKNTLPCGTNAKAKAKEGNWAGVLCDRGKLWGLLLDKMGLSGDINVTALAELPDLISVSIMNNNFEGTMPEWNKVSLLKTLYMSDNKFSGEIPADRFEGMKALKKLHMANNQLSGEIPKSLTSLKRLAVLTLDGNNFTGKIPDFEHANLKEFNVSRNNLEGEIPHIFKALDPNNFQGNKDLCGAPLHPCSAPTKHVNTAKPNGAHTALIVIMSLIAVISICAAIFFVVVRRRNKEAEYLSSNIESPPASSVQNRSVAVAPKEPEPDQVSQTSEHSTKSERAAAAGSSGGKKGDSLKLSFVRDDRQRFDMQDLLKASAEVLGSGSFGSSYKAALLTGPVMVVKRYKQMNSVGREEFQEHMRRLGRLGHPNLLPLVAYYYKKEEKLLITDHVAKGSLAVHLHGHQNQDQPSLDWPKRLKIVKGVAQGLKYLYNELPSLITPHGHLKSSNVLLSETYEPLITDYGLIPIVNPEHAQTLMVAYKSPEYVATKRITKKTDVWSLGVLILEILTGKLPTNFLQHGKGSEEDLASWVNSVPKEEWFTQVFDREMNASKNCEGEMLKLLKLGLECCEGDVEKRWDLKEAVGRIEELKEVGNSGGGGGSGGSPDVDFLSSSTSEVDIMKLAV is encoded by the exons ATGTCTCGCTGCGTGCGGTGCAGCGTGCATTGGACATTGTTTGCTCAATGTTCTTTGCTTCTTCTCGTTCTGTTTCATATTAACGTCGCCTCCTCAGCCGCAGTAACCCCGCCACCGGACATCGCTGACGTCCTCCTCAAGTTCAAGGAGTCACTCAAGGTTAGTGGTGATGATGCGCTGAAGAGTTGGGTGAAAAACACTCTTCCGTGCGGTACGAATGCCAAAGCCAAAGCCAAAGAGGGGAATTGGGCCGGCGTTCTTTGTGACAGGGGAAAGCTTTGGGGCTTGCTGCTGGACAAAATGGGGTTAAGCGGCGACATTAATGTCACAGCACTCGCCGAGCTTCCAGACTTGATAAGCGTAAGCATCATGAACAATAACTTCGAGGGTACGATGCCGGAGTGGAATAAAGTTAGTTTGTTGAAAACGTTGTATATGTCTGATAACAAATTCTCCGGGGAGATTCCGGCCGATAGGTTCGAGGGAATGAAGGCATTGAAAAAGCTTCATATGGCGAATAACCAGTTGTCGGGTGAGATTCCAAAGTCGTTGACATCCTTGAAAAGGCTGGCGGTGCTGACCCTTGACGGGAACAACTTTACAGGCAAAATACCAGATTTTGAACATGCTAATTTGAAAGAGTTTAATGTCTCCAGAAACAACTTGGAGGGTGAGATCCCACACATCTTTAAGGCCTTGGATCCAAACAACTTTCAAG GGAATAAAGATCTGTGTGGAGCTCCTTTACATCCATGCTCAGCTCCGACCAAACACGTTAATACAGCGAAGCCCAATGGTGCTCACACCGCCCTGATTGTGATTATGAGTCTCATAGCAGTCATATCCATCTGTGCGGCAATCTTCTTCGTCGTCGTTAGACGTCGCAACAAAGAAGCCGAATACTTATCATCAAATATAGAGTCTCCACCGGCATCATCGGTCCAGAACAGATCAGTAGCTGTAGCTCCGAAAGAACCAGAACCAGACCAAGTTAGCCAAACATCAGAGCACTCGACTAAAAGCGAAAGAGCAGCAGCAGCAGGAAGTAGTGGCGGGAAGAAGGGTGATAGCTTGAAGCTCTCATTCGTCCGAGACGACAGGCAAAGGTTTGATATGCAAGACTTGCTTAAAGCCTCGGCCGAGGTGTTGGGAAGCGGCAGCTTTGGGTCTTCTTACAAGGCGGCGCTGCTGACTGGACCGGTGATGGTTGTGAAGAGGTATAAGCAAATGAACAGTGTGGGAAGAGAGGAGTTCCAAGAGCATATGAGGAGACTAGGGAGATTAGGACACCCTAATTTGCTTCCACTTGTGGCTTATTACTATAAGAAAGAAGAGAAGCTCTTGATCACCGACCATGTTGCCAAGGGCAGCTTGGCTGTTCATCTTCATG GACACCAGAACCAAGATCAACCAAGCCTTGACTGGCCAAAACGTTTGAAGATTGTGAAAGGCGTAGCACAAGGGTTGAAGTACCTCTACAATGAGCTGCCGAGCCTAATCACACCCCATGGCCACCTAAAATCCTCGAACGTTCTTCTCAGCGAAACCTACGAACCCCTCATCACCGACTACGGCCTAATCCCCATAGTGAATCCAGAGCATGCTCAAACCCTAATGGTGGCATACAAGTCCCCAGAGTACGTCGCAACGAAGCGGATCACAAAGAAGACCGATGTATGGAGCCTCGGTGTGCTCATCTTGGAGATCCTAACAGGGAAGTTGCCAACCAACTTTCTGCAACATGGTAAGGGAAGTGAGGAGGACCTGGCGAGCTGGGTGAACTCGGTGCCTAAAGAGGAGTGGTTCACGCAGGTGTTCGATAGGGAAATGAATGCAAGCAAGAACTGCGAGGGGGAGATGCTGAAGCTCTTGAAGCTTGGGTTGGAATGTTGCGAAGGTGATGTGGAGAAGAGGTGGGATTTGAAGGAGGCTGTTGGGAGGATTGAAGAGTTGAAAGAAGTTGGTAATAGTGGTGGTGGTGGCGGTAGCGGCGGCAGTCCGGATGTGGATTTTCTCTCTTCTTCCACTAGTGAAGTTGACATCATGAAGTTGGCGGTGTGA
- the LOC101295427 gene encoding uncharacterized protein LOC101295427, whose translation MGNSNSSNSREIITKYKGGTIAVGVSADKTSQNALKWAIDYLVTPPTNDVVLKLIHVAQKSPSPRVSPGNGEAFDRIEEMLLPFRCYCTRKRVPFEIVILEDDDVAEALVDYISCHGIENIIFGTSSRNGFSKRLFKTSDVPSTVQKLAADFCNVFTICKGKIWAVRAARHRLPALPALPAEFTYIGRAASRKSYDEVSLQEPDMDTGLSFVGSERRSTDSMLYAFYENFGQAEFTPISSMSPDVDITVSASELDFGSFDSFNTMHEMPSMAQHNNSGNPFLSQKVLEEMEEEMKSLRMELKQTIEMYHGARNEALKAKQKAAELQEEKMKEEQRLEEALLTLEATVAALKNEQEKCKAAMLAAEASQTLFGEEVQTRVRADKMEENKGFLHYPAPSNDKEMNDIKAF comes from the exons ATGGGGAATTCGAATAGCAGCAATAGTAGAGAAATTATAACAAAATATAAAGGGGGGACAATAGCAGTTGGAGTATCAGCAGACAAAACCAGCCAGAATGCTTTGAAATGGGCTATTGATTATCTTGTCACTCCTCCAACAAATGATGTTGTTCTAAAGCTCATACATGTTGCTCAAAAATCACCATCTCCTAGAGTCTCCCCTG GGAACGGTGAAGCTTTTGATCGTATTGAGGAAATGTTACTTCCATTTCGTTGCTATTGTACCCGTAAACGA GTACCATTTGAGATTGTTATACTTGAGGATGATGATGTAGCCGAGGCACTGGTTGATTACATTTCATGCCATGGCATTGAGAATATTATTTTCGGTACTTCGTCCAGGAATGGGTTTTCCAAGAG ACTATTCAAGACATCAGATGTTCCAAGTACTGTGCAAAAGTTGGCAGCTGATTTCTGCAATGTATTTACTATCTGCAAAGGAAAGATATGGGCAGTGCGGGCAGCACGCCACCGACTGCCGGCCCTGCCGGCCCTCCCAGCAGAATTTACTTACAT AGGCAGAGCTGCAAGTAGAAAATCATACGACGAGGTCTCATTGCAAGAACCGGATATGGACACTGGCCTCTCTTTTGTTGGCTCAGAAAGACGAAGTACTGATAGCATGTTGTACGCATTCTACGAAAACTTTGGGCAAGCTGAATTTACCCCGATCTCTTCAATGTCCCCGGATGTGGACATCACTGTATCAGCATCAGAATTAGATTTCGGGAGTTTCGATAGCTTTAACACTATGCATGAAATGCCATCAATGGCGCAGCACAATAACTCAGGAAATCCATTCTTGTCGCAGAAAGTACTG GAAGAAATGGAAGAAGAGATGAAAAGCCTTAGAATGGAGCTGAAGCAAACGATAGAGATGTACCATGGAGCCCGCAATGAAGCACTGAAAGCAAAACAGAAG GCTGCTGAGCTCCAAGAGGAGAAAATGAAAGAAGAACAGAGACTAGAGGAAGCACTACTCACTTTAGAAGCAACTGTAGCAGCTTTGAAGAACGAACAAGAGAAGTGCAAGGCAGCAATGTTGGCAGCAGAAGCATCTCAAACTCTTTTTGGGGAAGAGGTGCAAACGAGAGTGAGGGCTGACAAGATGGAGGAGAACAAG GGATTCCTGCATTACCCAGCTCCCAGCAATGACAAGGAAATGAATGATATTAAAGCATTTTAA
- the LOC101305374 gene encoding 3-oxo-Delta(4,5)-steroid 5-beta-reductase-like: MSWWWAGAVGAAKKKLVEDEGPRTPQSVGLVIGVTGIVGNSLAEILPLSDTPGGPWKVYGVARRPRPNWNADHPVEYIQCDVSDADDAKGKLSPLTDVTHIFYVTWTNRSTEAENCEANAAMLRNVLGSVIPNAPNLKHICLQTGAKHYIGSFESWGKIQPHDSPFTEDLPRLDVPNFYYTQEDLLFEEVEKREELTWSVHRPDTIFGFSPYSMMNIVGSLCVYAAICKHEGVLLRFPGTKAAWNCLSTASDADLIAEQHIWAAVDPYARNEAFNINNGDVFKWKQFWKVLAENFGIEEFGFEEEGEVVGLQKLMEGKSGVWEEIVKENQLVPTKLEEVGVWWFVDAVLSGESMFGCMNKSKEHGFVGFRNSRNSLVTWIDKMKAYKIVP; encoded by the exons ATGAGCTGGTGGTGGGCCGGAGCCGTTGGCGCTGCCAAG AAAAAATTAGTAGAAGACGAGGGGCCGCGAACACCGCAGAGCGTTGGGTTAGTGATCGGCGTGACCGGAATAGTCGGCAACAGCCTCGCCGAAATCCTCCCCCTCTCCGACACCCCCGGCGGTCCATGGAAGGTCTACGGCGTCGCCCGCCGCCCCCGCCCCAACTGGAACGCCGATCACCCCGTCGAGTATATCCAGTGCGACGTCTCCGACGCCGACGACGCCAAGGGGAAGCTCTCGCCGTTGACCGACGTCACTCACATCTTCTACGTCACCTGGACCAACCGATCCACCGAGGCCGAGAATTGCGAGGCCAACGCCGCCATGCTCCGCAACGTCCTCGGCTCCGTGATTCCGAACGCGCCCAATCTGAAGCACATATGCCTCCAGACTGGAGCGAAGCACTACATCGGGTCGTTCGAATCGTGGGGGAAGATCCAGCCGCACGATTCGCCGTTCACGGAGGACCTGCCCCGGTTGGATGTGCCGAATTTCTACTACACGCAGGAGGATCTGCTTTTCGAAGAGGTGGAGAAGAGAGAGGAGCTGACGTGGTCTGTGCACCGGCCGGACACCATTTTCGGGTTTTCGCCTTATAGCATGATGAACATTGTGGGGAGTCTGTGTGTGTATGCTGCTATATGCAAACACGAGGGTGTGCTGCTGAGGTTTCCCGGGACCAAAGCGGCGTGGAATTGCTTGTCCACTGCTTCGGATGCGGATTTGATAGCGGAGCAGCATATATGGGCCGCGGTGGATCCTTATGCTCGAAATGAGGCCTTTAATATCAACAATGGGGATGTTTTCAAGTGGAAGCAATTCTGGAAGGTGTTGGCTGAGAATTTCGGGATAGAGGAGTTCGGGTTTGAGGAGGAGGGGGAGGTGGTGGGCTTGCAGAAGTTGATGGAGGGGAAGAGTGGAGTGTGGGAAGAGATAGTAAAGGAGAATCAGCTGGTGCCGACAAAGCTGGAGGAGGTTGGGGTGTGGTGGTTTGTGGATGCTGTGCTCAGTGGGGAAAGTATGTTTGGTTGTATGAACAAGAGTAAAGAACATGGGTTTGTTGGGTTTAGGAACTCCAGGAACTCATTGGTTACTTGGATTGATAAGATGAAAGCTTACAAGATTGTGCCCTGA
- the LOC101295722 gene encoding pentatricopeptide repeat-containing protein At3g42630-like, whose translation MEAILVLSTASVSGSLNPNRLSVLSHQSQRSQNRALARKIVRTWKQEECSRGKDCYVDCVPLIQSLSRQKMPHVAQEVLLVMKSEGLIPSNSTLSAVMLCHAKNGLLPQAEAIWDEMLNSSFVPGIQVVSELFDVYGNVGSFGKVNEIVGQIRSRNLSLLPQVYSLAISCFGKGGQLELMEDTLKEMVSRGFPVDSATGNVFIRYYSIFGSLTEMETAYDRLKRSRFLIEEEGIRAMSLAYLKKRKFYSLAEFLKSVGLGRRNLGNLLWNLLLLSYAANFKMKTLQREFLRMVEAGFHPDLTTFNIRALAFSRMSLLWDLHLTLEHMKHVKVVPDLVTCGCIVDAYLDRRLGRNLYFALNKMNLDDSPVVLTDPFVFEVLGKGDFHASSEAFLEFRKQKEWTYQKLISVYLKKQYRRDQIFWNY comes from the exons ATGGAGGCCATTCTTGTTCTGAGCACAGCCTCTGTTTCTGGGTCTCTCAATCCGAACCGTCTTTCTGTTCTTTCCCATCAATCACAACGTTCTCAAAATCGGGCTCTGGCACGCAAG ATAGTACGGACATGGAAGCAGGAAGAGTGTTCTAGGGGGAAAGACTGTTATGTAGACTGTGTACCGCTGATACAGAGTTTAAGTAGACAAAAGATGCCTCATGTAGCTCAGGAGGTTTTACTTGTGATGAAATCGGAGGGTCTTATTCCGAGCAACTCCACTCTATCTGCTGTAATGCTATGTCATGCGAAGAATGGCCTTTTACCTCAAGCTGAGGCAATTTGGGACGAAATGTTAAACAGCTCTTTTGTGCCTGGTATTCAGGTTGTGTCGGAGCTGTTTGATGTTTATGGTAATGTGGGATCGTTTGGAAAGGTGAATGAGATTGTCGGTCAGATAAGATCAAGGAATTTAAGTTTGTTACCGCAGGTTTACTCCCTAGCTATCTCTTGCTTTGGGAAGGGAGGGCAGCTTGAATTGATGGAAGATACATTGAAGGAAATGGTATCAAGGGGATTCCCTGTAGACTCGGCCACTGGGAATGTCTTCATTAGGTACTATAGCATTTTTGGTTCTCTGACTGAGATGGAAACCGCCTATGATCGCCTTAAGAGGTCCAGGTTTTTGATAGAGGAAGAGGGAATCAGGGCAATGTCGTTGGCGTATCTAAAGAAAAGGAAGTTCTATAGTTTAGCTGAGTTCCTTAAGAGTGTTGGTCTAGGTAGAAGAAACTTGGGAAATCTTCTATGGAACCTGCTGTTGCTATCCTATGCTGCCAATTTTAAGATGAAAACCTTACAAAGAGAATTTCTGAGAATGGTGGAAGCAGGATTCCACCCTGATCTCACTACATTTAATATTCGTGCCCTGGCTTTTTCGAGAATGTCTCTACTCTGGGATCTCCATCTTACTCTTGAACACATGAAACATGTGAAAGTTGTTCCTGATCTGGTCACTTGTGGTTGTATTGTTGACGCATACTTGGATAGAAGACTGGGAAGAAACTTGTATTTTGCTTTAAACAAAATGAACTTGGATGATTCTCCGGTAGTCTTAACAGATCCATTTGTATTTGAAGTTCTGGGAAAAGGCGATTTCCATGCAAGCTCAGAGGCATTTTTGGAGTTTCGGAAGCAGAAGGAATGGACTTATCAGAAGTTAATTTCAGTATATTTGAAAAAGCAATATCGAAGGGACCAGATATTTTGGAATTACTGA
- the LOC101305665 gene encoding uncharacterized protein LOC101305665, producing the protein METFSGKKRPTISLSLFTSFSESISSDKSLNSIKSPRNFQEGVVGLGIVAAMTDLSSPNETPMSAKSPKSSPIPIVSAAKPAANFRGGFAVEKQLQGVEVDELSESYTCVISHFGNNLIKKRVYFDDKLSGVVNHCEVRTGVFSASPMSVGEVGREFWASDFLSSCYLCKKQLQGLDIFMYRGEKAFCSTECRDKHIRSDNHKEKCRSGAIKSLDYSVSSPCSSPLVFSAGVAVA; encoded by the exons ATGGAGACTTTTTCCGGGAAAAAGAGACCCACAATCAGTCTCTCTCTTTTTACTTCCTTCTCCGAGTCAATTTCCAGTGACAAGTCTCTGAATTCGATCAAATCCCCCAGGAATTTCCAGGAGGGTGTGGTTGGGCTTGGCATAGTGGCTGCTATGACTGATTTGAGCAGCCCCAATGAGACACCCATGTCTGCAAAGTCTCCGAAATCAAGCCCAATTCCCATAGTCTCTGCAGCTAAACCTGCTGCTAATTTCAGAGGTGGGTTTGCTGTGGAGAAACAGCTCCAAGGGGTTGAGGTGGATGAGCTGTCTGAGAGCTATACTTGTGTGATTTCCCATTTTGGGAACAATTTGATAAAGAAGCGTGTTTATTTTGATGATAAGCTGAGTGGAGTTGTTAATCATTGTGAGGTGAGAACTGGGGTGTTCTCTGCTTCACCAATGAGTGTTGGTGAAGTGGGGAGGGAGTTTTGGGCTTCGGATTTTCTCAGTTCTTGTTATCTTTGCAAGAAGCAGCTTCAAGGACTGGACATTTTCATGTACAG AGGTGAAAAAGCATTCTGCAGCACTGAGTGCCGTGACAAGCACATTCGAAGCGACAATCACAAAGAGAAATGCAGATCTGGAGCAATTAAATCACTTGATTACTCTGTATCATCACCTTGCTCCAGTCCTCTGGTCTTCTCGGCCGGGGTTGCTGTGGCATGA
- the LOC101305946 gene encoding uncharacterized protein LOC101305946, whose translation MMRARLLWFGLGFSSTGAAISHLIWKDLIVDRSALSSDVMQKFAALESRIVNLEHSYQNRNPASQAED comes from the exons ATGATGAGAGCTCGTTTGCTGTGGTTCGGTCTCGGCTTCTCGTCGACCGGAGCTGCAATTTCTCACCTGATTTGGAAAGACCTTATCGTCGACCGCTCTGCTCTTTCCTCCGAT GTGATGCAAAAGTTTGCAGCTCTTGAAAGTAGAATCGTGAACCTGGAGCATTCTTATCAGAATCGGAATCCTGCTTCTCAG GCGGAGGACTAG